Proteins encoded in a region of the Takifugu flavidus isolate HTHZ2018 chromosome 8, ASM371156v2, whole genome shotgun sequence genome:
- the dnase1l1 gene encoding deoxyribonuclease-1-like 1 isoform X3: protein MKFSILLLIFFTDLCHVDASSDFRICAFNLHNFGESKSKKTSVMHTLTRIIARCDVTLLQEVRDRKERALPQLMELLNRYDSERRFQAVASQRLGRSDSYQEQYVFVYRTDTATVTGQYQSPDNRPGDVDAFAREPFVVRFRAPKTAIKEFVLIPQHTAPANTTKELDALYDVLQDVRKMWKTEDVMLLGDFNADCGYLAKKNREKLQLITDQNLHWLIADKTDTTVRASTSCSYDRIVVHGQRFANAVVPLSAKPFNFQMEYHLTEEQALQVSDHYPVEVLLKNAAPTLLPSCFGELTRETELKMFFLFFFWSSLVLQRLTW, encoded by the exons ATGAAGTTCTCCATCCTCCTGCTCATCTTCTTCACGGATCTTTGTCATGTTGATGCATCATCGGACTTCAGGATCTGTGCCTTCAATCTCCACAACTTTGGGGAGTCCAAGTCTAAGAAGACCAGCGTGATGCACACTCTGACCCGG ATCATCGCTCGCTGTGATGTGACCCTCCTTCAGGAAGTCAGAGACCGTAAAGAGCGAGCGCTGCCTCAGCTGATGGAACTTCTCAACAG GTATGACTCTGAGCGCAGGTTCCAGGCTGTGGCCAGTCAGAGGTTGGGCAGGTCAGACTCCTATCAGGAGCAGTATGTGTTCGTGTACAG GACCGACACGGCTACAGTCACAGGACAGTATCAGTCCCCTGATAATCGACCTGGAGACGTGGACGCCTTTGCCAGAGAGCCTTTTGTGGTCCGCTTTAGAGCCCCAAAGACAG CCATAAAGGAGTTTGTCCTCATACCACAACACACTGCTCCAGCCAACACCACAAAGGAACTTGATGCTCTCTATGATGTTCTGCAAGAtgtgaggaagatgtggaagACTGAG GATGTGATGCTTCTAGGAGACTTCAACGCAGACTGTGGCTACCTCGCCAAGAAAAACAGGGAGAAGCTTCAACTGATCACAGATCAGAACCTCCACTGGCTCATCGCAGACAAGACCGACACCACCGTGAGAGCCAGCACATCCTGCTCGTACGACAG GATCGTCGTACATGGACAAAGATTTGCCAATGCAGTCGTGCCTTTGTCGGCCAAACCGTTCAACTTCCAGATGGAATATCATCTGACAGAGGAACAg GCACTTCAGGTCAGCGACCATTACCCTGTGGAGGTCCTGCTTAAGAATGCTGCTCCCAcactccttccttcctgttttggggAATTAACCAGAGAAACAGAACTGAAAatgttcttccttttttttttttggagctcacttgttctccagaggTTAACATGGTAA
- the dnase1l1 gene encoding deoxyribonuclease-1-like 1 isoform X4: MVYLLCFQIIARCDVTLLQEVRDRKERALPQLMELLNRYDSERRFQAVASQRLGRSDSYQEQYVFVYRTDTATVTGQYQSPDNRPGDVDAFAREPFVVRFRAPKTAIKEFVLIPQHTAPANTTKELDALYDVLQDVRKMWKTEDVMLLGDFNADCGYLAKKNREKLQLITDQNLHWLIADKTDTTVRASTSCSYDRIVVHGQRFANAVVPLSAKPFNFQMEYHLTEEQALQVSDHYPVEVLLKNAAPTLLPSCFGELTRETELKMFFLFFFWSSLVLQRLTW; this comes from the exons ATGGTCTACCTCCTGTGTTTCCAGATCATCGCTCGCTGTGATGTGACCCTCCTTCAGGAAGTCAGAGACCGTAAAGAGCGAGCGCTGCCTCAGCTGATGGAACTTCTCAACAG GTATGACTCTGAGCGCAGGTTCCAGGCTGTGGCCAGTCAGAGGTTGGGCAGGTCAGACTCCTATCAGGAGCAGTATGTGTTCGTGTACAG GACCGACACGGCTACAGTCACAGGACAGTATCAGTCCCCTGATAATCGACCTGGAGACGTGGACGCCTTTGCCAGAGAGCCTTTTGTGGTCCGCTTTAGAGCCCCAAAGACAG CCATAAAGGAGTTTGTCCTCATACCACAACACACTGCTCCAGCCAACACCACAAAGGAACTTGATGCTCTCTATGATGTTCTGCAAGAtgtgaggaagatgtggaagACTGAG GATGTGATGCTTCTAGGAGACTTCAACGCAGACTGTGGCTACCTCGCCAAGAAAAACAGGGAGAAGCTTCAACTGATCACAGATCAGAACCTCCACTGGCTCATCGCAGACAAGACCGACACCACCGTGAGAGCCAGCACATCCTGCTCGTACGACAG GATCGTCGTACATGGACAAAGATTTGCCAATGCAGTCGTGCCTTTGTCGGCCAAACCGTTCAACTTCCAGATGGAATATCATCTGACAGAGGAACAg GCACTTCAGGTCAGCGACCATTACCCTGTGGAGGTCCTGCTTAAGAATGCTGCTCCCAcactccttccttcctgttttggggAATTAACCAGAGAAACAGAACTGAAAatgttcttccttttttttttttggagctcacttgttctccagaggTTAACATGGTAA
- the dnase1l1 gene encoding deoxyribonuclease-1-like 1 isoform X2 has protein sequence MTTDSFSFTLRKKVLHLEEEESGWNLVCSAKNKQNLRWTPDSQFKQKQEHQRCAGGSFLELSPALPNPTAPNVPPALQFCTMKFSILLLIFFTDLCHVDASSDFRICAFNLHNFGESKSKKTSVMHTLTRIIARCDVTLLQEVRDRKERALPQLMELLNRYDSERRFQAVASQRLGRSDSYQEQYVFVYRTDTATVTGQYQSPDNRPGDVDAFAREPFVVRFRAPKTGDFNADCGYLAKKNREKLQLITDQNLHWLIADKTDTTVRASTSCSYDRIVVHGQRFANAVVPLSAKPFNFQMEYHLTEEQALQVSDHYPVEVLLKNAAPTLLPSCFGELTRETELKMFFLFFFWSSLVLQRLTW, from the exons ATGACGACagattcattttctttcacacTGAGGAAAAAAGTTCTTCAtttagaggaagaagaaagtggGTGGAACCTGGTCTGTTCAGCTAAGAATAAGCAGAACCTTCGGTGGACACCAGACAGTCAGTTTAAGCAGAAACAGGAACACCAGCGTTGTGCTGGAGGCTCTTTTCTGGAGCTCTCGCCTGCTCTTCCTAATCCTACTGCTCCTAatgttcctccagctcttcag TTCTGCACCATGAAGTTCTCCATCCTCCTGCTCATCTTCTTCACGGATCTTTGTCATGTTGATGCATCATCGGACTTCAGGATCTGTGCCTTCAATCTCCACAACTTTGGGGAGTCCAAGTCTAAGAAGACCAGCGTGATGCACACTCTGACCCGG ATCATCGCTCGCTGTGATGTGACCCTCCTTCAGGAAGTCAGAGACCGTAAAGAGCGAGCGCTGCCTCAGCTGATGGAACTTCTCAACAG GTATGACTCTGAGCGCAGGTTCCAGGCTGTGGCCAGTCAGAGGTTGGGCAGGTCAGACTCCTATCAGGAGCAGTATGTGTTCGTGTACAG GACCGACACGGCTACAGTCACAGGACAGTATCAGTCCCCTGATAATCGACCTGGAGACGTGGACGCCTTTGCCAGAGAGCCTTTTGTGGTCCGCTTTAGAGCCCCAAAGACAG GAGACTTCAACGCAGACTGTGGCTACCTCGCCAAGAAAAACAGGGAGAAGCTTCAACTGATCACAGATCAGAACCTCCACTGGCTCATCGCAGACAAGACCGACACCACCGTGAGAGCCAGCACATCCTGCTCGTACGACAG GATCGTCGTACATGGACAAAGATTTGCCAATGCAGTCGTGCCTTTGTCGGCCAAACCGTTCAACTTCCAGATGGAATATCATCTGACAGAGGAACAg GCACTTCAGGTCAGCGACCATTACCCTGTGGAGGTCCTGCTTAAGAATGCTGCTCCCAcactccttccttcctgttttggggAATTAACCAGAGAAACAGAACTGAAAatgttcttccttttttttttttggagctcacttgttctccagaggTTAACATGGTAA
- the dnase1l1 gene encoding deoxyribonuclease-1-like 1 isoform X1 produces the protein MTTDSFSFTLRKKVLHLEEEESGWNLVCSAKNKQNLRWTPDSQFKQKQEHQRCAGGSFLELSPALPNPTAPNVPPALQFCTMKFSILLLIFFTDLCHVDASSDFRICAFNLHNFGESKSKKTSVMHTLTRIIARCDVTLLQEVRDRKERALPQLMELLNRYDSERRFQAVASQRLGRSDSYQEQYVFVYRTDTATVTGQYQSPDNRPGDVDAFAREPFVVRFRAPKTAIKEFVLIPQHTAPANTTKELDALYDVLQDVRKMWKTEDVMLLGDFNADCGYLAKKNREKLQLITDQNLHWLIADKTDTTVRASTSCSYDRIVVHGQRFANAVVPLSAKPFNFQMEYHLTEEQALQVSDHYPVEVLLKNAAPTLLPSCFGELTRETELKMFFLFFFWSSLVLQRLTW, from the exons ATGACGACagattcattttctttcacacTGAGGAAAAAAGTTCTTCAtttagaggaagaagaaagtggGTGGAACCTGGTCTGTTCAGCTAAGAATAAGCAGAACCTTCGGTGGACACCAGACAGTCAGTTTAAGCAGAAACAGGAACACCAGCGTTGTGCTGGAGGCTCTTTTCTGGAGCTCTCGCCTGCTCTTCCTAATCCTACTGCTCCTAatgttcctccagctcttcag TTCTGCACCATGAAGTTCTCCATCCTCCTGCTCATCTTCTTCACGGATCTTTGTCATGTTGATGCATCATCGGACTTCAGGATCTGTGCCTTCAATCTCCACAACTTTGGGGAGTCCAAGTCTAAGAAGACCAGCGTGATGCACACTCTGACCCGG ATCATCGCTCGCTGTGATGTGACCCTCCTTCAGGAAGTCAGAGACCGTAAAGAGCGAGCGCTGCCTCAGCTGATGGAACTTCTCAACAG GTATGACTCTGAGCGCAGGTTCCAGGCTGTGGCCAGTCAGAGGTTGGGCAGGTCAGACTCCTATCAGGAGCAGTATGTGTTCGTGTACAG GACCGACACGGCTACAGTCACAGGACAGTATCAGTCCCCTGATAATCGACCTGGAGACGTGGACGCCTTTGCCAGAGAGCCTTTTGTGGTCCGCTTTAGAGCCCCAAAGACAG CCATAAAGGAGTTTGTCCTCATACCACAACACACTGCTCCAGCCAACACCACAAAGGAACTTGATGCTCTCTATGATGTTCTGCAAGAtgtgaggaagatgtggaagACTGAG GATGTGATGCTTCTAGGAGACTTCAACGCAGACTGTGGCTACCTCGCCAAGAAAAACAGGGAGAAGCTTCAACTGATCACAGATCAGAACCTCCACTGGCTCATCGCAGACAAGACCGACACCACCGTGAGAGCCAGCACATCCTGCTCGTACGACAG GATCGTCGTACATGGACAAAGATTTGCCAATGCAGTCGTGCCTTTGTCGGCCAAACCGTTCAACTTCCAGATGGAATATCATCTGACAGAGGAACAg GCACTTCAGGTCAGCGACCATTACCCTGTGGAGGTCCTGCTTAAGAATGCTGCTCCCAcactccttccttcctgttttggggAATTAACCAGAGAAACAGAACTGAAAatgttcttccttttttttttttggagctcacttgttctccagaggTTAACATGGTAA